A window of Magallana gigas chromosome 8, xbMagGiga1.1, whole genome shotgun sequence genomic DNA:
ccatacctatcaccagggtcagagtatgtgtcaccagagtttgtgtgcccatcaccagggtctggatacccataaccagggtcagtatacccatcaccagggtctccatacctatcaccagggttagagtacgtatcaccagagtctgtgtgcccatcaccagagtctgtacacccataaccagggccagtatacccatcaccagggtcttcatacctatcaccagggttaGAGTAtgtgtcaccagagtttgtgtgcccatcaccagggtctggacacccataaccagggtcagtatacccaacaccagggtctccatacctatcaccagggtcagagtacgtatcaccagagtctgtgtgcccatcaccagggtctgtatacccataaccagggtcagtatacccatcaccagggcctccatacctatcaccagggtcagagtacgtatcaccagagtttgtgtgcccatcaccagggtctggatacccataaccagggtcagtatacctatcaccagggtttccatacctatcaccagggtcagagtacgtatcaccagagtttgtgtgccaatcaccagggtctgtacacccataaccagggtcagtatacccatcaccagggtctccatacctatcaccagggtcagcgtgcgtatcaccagagtctgtgtgcccatcaccagggtctgtacacccataaccagggttgGTATACCCATCAcgagggtctccatacctatcaccagggtcagagtgcgtgtcaccagagtctgtgtgcccatcaccagggtctgtacgccaataaccagggtcagtatacccatcaccagggtctcaatacctatcaccagggtcatagtacgtgtcaccagagtctgtgtgcctatcaccagggtctgtacacccattaccagggccagtatacccatcaccagggtctccatacctatcaccaggatcattatatccatcactagagtttgtgtgcccaacaatggggtctgtacacccatcaccagggtcagtataccaatcacccgggtctgtacacccataaccagggtcagtatacccatcaccagggtcttcatatctatcaccaggatcagagtacgtatcaccagagtctgtacacccataaccagggtcagtatacccatcaccagggtatgtacacccataaccagggtcattatacccatcaccagggtatgtacaCCCATAAGCAGGGTCAGTATatccatcaccagggtctcaatacctatcacctgggtcagagtacgtatcaccagagtctgtgtgctcatgaccagggtctgtacatccATAGCCaaagtcagtatacccatcacccgggtctcaatacctatcaccagggtcataatgcctatcaccagagtcagagtacgtatcaccagaactGTAAACATATCACCTGGGTCATTATACCTTTTAGTAGGGTCAGTGTTCGTAGTActagggtctgtgtgcccatcatcaTGGTCTGTATATTCATAACAAAGGTCAGTTTACCCTTCACCAGGGTCTTAATACTTTTCACCAGGATAGTGTACGCATGCATCAatagggtctgtgtgcccatcaccagggtcagtatacctaacACAACAGTCAGTGCACTTATCATTAGAGTTTGTATATCCATTACCTGAGTCAGGTAATACTGACCCTGTTGATAAGTAGagtgaccctggtgataggtatactgatcCTGGTGAAGAGCACACATACcttggtgatacgtacactcaTGATCcttgtgataggtatactgTCTCAGGTGATGGTTATACTTACCCTGGTTATAGATTTTGAGATTCTGGTGTTACGTATGCTGACCCTTAGAATATCTACACGTTTGTGTATACCGACTCTGGTGATGGATACATACTGACCCCTGTGATTGGCTACAGACCCttgtgatacgtacactgactcTGTCGATAgctatactgaccctggtgatagagAATGTGATAGATATACCGGTGATAAATGTACTGACTcttgtgataggtatactgaccttGGAGATGGGCCCTCAGACCCACGGATGCGTACACTGACACGGCCGTTAGGTAAACTAACTCTGGTGATAGGTAATAGGTACAGTTATCCCGGTGAAAGTCTACTGATCAAGGTAATGGATGTACAAACCCTGAAGATAAGTGCACTGACTGTTGTGATAGATATACTGACCCtaatgatgggcacacagaccctatTGATTCGTAAACTATTCCTGGTGATAAGTATttagaccctggtgatgggcatactggccctggttatgggcgtacagactctggtgatgggcacacagactctggtgatacgtactctgaccctggtgattggTATGATGAcactggtgatgggtatactgacactggttatgggtgtacagactctggtgatgggcacacagactctggtaatacgtactctgaccctggtgataggtatggaggccctggtgataggtatactgaccctggttatgggtatccagaccctggtgatgggcacacaaactctggtgacacgtactctgaccctggtgataggtatggagaccctggtgatgggtatactggccctggttatgggtgtacagactctggtgaagggcacacagactctggtgatacgtactctgaccctggtgataggtatggagaccctggtgatgggtatactggccatggttatgggtatacagaccctggtgatgggcacacagactctggtgatacgtactctgaccctggtgataggtatggagaccctggtgataggtatactgaccctggttatgggtatccagaccctggtgatgggcacacaaactctggttacacgtactctgaccctggtgataggtatggagaccctggtgatgggtatactgaccctggttatgggtatccagaccctggtgatgggcacacaaactctggtgacacatactctgaccctggtgataggtatggagatcctggtgatgggtatactggccatggttatgggtgtacagactctggtgatgggcacacagactctggtgatacgtactctaaccctggtgataggtatggagaccctggtgatgggtatactgaccctggttatgggtatccagaccctggtgatgggcacacagactctggtgatacgtactctgaccctggtgataggtatgaagaccctggtgatgggtatactgaccctggttatgggtatccagaccctggtgatgggcacacagactctggtgacacgcactctgaccctggtgataggtatgaagaccctggtgatgggtatactgaccctggttatgggtgtacagactctggtgatgggcacacagactctggtgatacgtactctgaccctggtgataggtatggagaccctggtgatgggtatactgaccctggttatgggtatccagaccctggtgatgggcacacaaactctggtgacacatactctgaccctggtgataggtatggagacccttgtgatgggtatactggccctggttatgggtgtacagactctggtgaagggcacacagactctggtgatacgtactctgaccctggtgataggtatggagaccctggtgataggtatactgaccctggttatgggtatccagaccctggtgatgggcacacagactctggtgatacgtactctgaccctggtgataggtatgaagaccctggtgattggtatactgaccctggttatgggtatccagaccctggtgatgggcacacagactctggtgacacgcactctgaccctggtgataggtatgaagaccctggtgatgggtatactgaccctggttatgggtgtacagactctggtgatgggcacacagactctggtgatacgtactctgaccctggtgataggtatggagaccctggtgatgggtatactgaccctggttatgggtatccagaccctggtgatgggcacacaaactctggtgacacatactctgaccctggtgataggtatggagacccttgtgatgggtatactggccctggttatgggtgtacagactctggtgaagggcacacagactctggtgatacgtactctgaccctggtgataggtatggagaccctggtgataggtatactgaccctggttatgggtatccagaccctggtgatgggcaaacaaactctggtgatacgtactctgaccctggtgataggtatggagacccttgtgatgggtatactgaccctggttatgggtatacagaccctggtgatgggcacacaaactctggtgatacgtactctgaccctggtgataggtatggaggccctggtgatgggtatactgaccctggttatgggtatacagaccctggtgatgggcacacagactctggtgatacgtactctgaccctggtgataggtatggagaccctggtgatgggtatactgaccctggttatgggtgtccagaccctggtgatgggcacacaaactctggtgacacaTACTCtaaccctggtgataggtatgaagaccctggtgatgggtatactggccctggttatgggtgtacagactctggtgatgggcacacagactctggtgatacgtactctgaccctggtgataggtatggagaccctggtgatgggtatactgaccctggttatgggtatccagaccctggtgatgggcacacaaactctggtgacacatactctgaccctggtgataggtatggagaccctggtgatgggtatactggccatggttatgggtgtacagactctggtgatgggcacacagactatggtgatacgtactctaaccctggtgataggtatggagaccctggtgatgggtatactggccctgttatgggtatacagaccctggtgatgggcacacagactctggtgatacgtactctgaccctggtgataggtatggagaccctggtgattggtatactggccctgttatgggtatacagaccctggtgatgagcacacagactctggtgatacgtactctgaccctggtgataggtatgaagaccctggtgatgggtatactggccctggttatgtgTATACTGACACttgtgatgggcacacagactctggtgatacgttctctgaccctggtgataggtatgaagaccctggtgatgggtatactgaccctggttatgggtatccagaccctggtgatgggcacacagactctggtgacacatactctgaccctggtgataggtatggagacccttgtgatgggtatactggccctggttatgggtgtacagactctggtgaagggcacacagactctggtgatacgtactctgaccctggtgataggtatggagaccctggtgatgggtatactggccctggttatgggtatacagaccctggtgatgggcacacagactctggtgatacgtactctgaccctggtgataggtatggagaccctggtgataggtatactgaccctggttatgggtatccagaccctggtgatgggcacacaaactctggttacacgtactctgaccctggtgataggtatggagaccctggtgatgggtatactgaccctggttatgggtatccagaccctggtgatgggcacacaaactctggtgacacatactctgaccctggtgataggtatggagaccctggtgatgggtatactggccatggttatgggtgtacagactctggtgatgggcacacagactctggtgatacgtactctaaccctggtgataggtatggagaccctggtgatgggtatactgaccctggttatgggtatccagaccctggtgatgggcacacagactctggtgatacgtactctgaccctggtgataggtatgaagaccctggtgatgggtatactgaccctggttatgggtatccagaccctggtgatgggcacacagactctggtgacacgcactctgaccctggtgataggtatgaagaccctggtgatgggtatactgaccctggttatgggtgtacagactctggtgatgggcacacagactctggtgatacgtactctgaccctggtgataggtatggagaccctggtgatgggtatactgaccctg
This region includes:
- the LOC136270637 gene encoding uncharacterized protein, whose amino-acid sequence is MCHQSLCAHHQGLDTHNQELVYLTAVSVYASVGLRAHLQGILTLVMGTQTLLMHAYTILVKSIKTLVKVLVIRTLTLVIGIMTLVIGIETRVMGILTLAMDVQTLVMSTQTLVIRTLTQVIGIETLVMDILTLLMGTLVMGTQTLVTRTLTLVIGMETLVMGIPTLVMGVQTLVMGTQTLVIRTLTLTLVMGTQTLVTHTLTLVIGMKTLVMGILALVMGVQTLTLVMGTQTLVTHTLTLVIGMKTLVMGMKTLVMGILALVMCILTLVMGTQTLVIRSLTLVIGMKTLTLVMGTQTLVIRTLTLVIGMETLVVGILALVMGVQTLVMGTQTLVIRTLTLVMGILTLVMCIQTLVIGHG